One Erysipelothrix amsterdamensis DNA window includes the following coding sequences:
- a CDS encoding ATP-binding cassette domain-containing protein, translated as MIQLKSVSRTFGNRTLFHDINEKFVVGELVGISGKSGSGKSTLLNIIGLIDSDYEGELLIDSIATKDISKRKKEQLVRENINYLFQNYALIDNESVRYNLELVLKKKDDNKLDDALKQVGLDSAILETPIYILSGGEQQRVALARCILKKGNIVLADEPTGNLDQENAEIVMGILSEFTKQGKVVVIVSHSKEIMQLCDRVIEL; from the coding sequence ATGATTCAATTGAAGTCGGTAAGTCGAACATTTGGTAATCGCACGCTGTTTCATGATATTAATGAAAAATTTGTGGTGGGTGAATTGGTTGGGATATCCGGGAAAAGTGGCTCTGGAAAAAGTACACTATTAAATATAATCGGTTTAATTGATTCTGATTATGAAGGAGAATTATTAATTGATTCGATAGCTACTAAAGATATTAGCAAACGTAAAAAAGAGCAATTGGTCCGTGAGAATATCAACTATCTATTTCAAAACTATGCCTTAATTGATAATGAGAGCGTTCGGTATAATCTTGAGTTGGTACTTAAAAAGAAAGATGATAATAAGTTAGACGATGCTTTAAAACAAGTTGGACTCGATAGCGCAATATTAGAAACCCCAATCTATATACTTAGTGGCGGGGAGCAACAGAGAGTCGCATTGGCCCGGTGTATTTTAAAAAAAGGTAATATCGTTCTAGCGGATGAACCAACCGGTAATTTGGATCAAGAAAATGCAGAGATTGTGATGGGAATTCTTTCTGAGTTTACAAAGCAAGGGAAAGTCGTTGTGATTGTTTCTCATAGTAAAGAAATTATGCAATTATGCGATCGAGTTATAGAACTATAA